Proteins encoded in a region of the Pseudomonas sp. GOM7 genome:
- the flgH gene encoding flagellar basal body L-ring protein FlgH, translating into MNRQLICFPLLASVLLSSGCVAPTAKPDDPYYAPVLPRTPMPAAQNNGAIYQAGFENGLYDDRKAFRVGDIITITLNERTQASKNANSALKKDSSGTLGVPNLFGMAVAPDNPLRSLSALGMTNNNLSLDSSWDSQRANTGSGQAGQSNSLSGSITVTVAEVLPNGILAVRGEKWMTLNTGDELVRISGLVRADDIATDNTVASTRVADARITYSGTGAFADANQPGWMSRFFMSPLWPF; encoded by the coding sequence ATGAACCGGCAATTGATCTGTTTTCCCCTGTTGGCGAGCGTGCTGCTGAGCAGTGGCTGCGTGGCGCCGACGGCCAAGCCGGACGATCCCTATTACGCGCCGGTGCTGCCACGCACGCCCATGCCGGCGGCGCAGAACAACGGCGCGATCTATCAGGCCGGGTTCGAGAACGGCCTGTATGACGACCGCAAGGCCTTCCGCGTCGGCGACATCATCACCATCACCCTCAACGAGCGTACCCAGGCCAGCAAGAACGCCAACAGCGCGCTGAAGAAGGACAGCAGCGGCACCCTCGGCGTGCCCAACCTGTTCGGCATGGCCGTGGCCCCTGACAACCCGCTGCGCAGCCTCAGCGCCCTGGGCATGACCAACAACAACCTGAGCCTGGATTCGAGCTGGGATTCGCAACGCGCCAACACCGGCTCCGGGCAGGCAGGGCAGAGCAATAGTCTGTCCGGTTCGATCACCGTGACCGTTGCCGAAGTACTGCCCAACGGTATCCTCGCCGTGCGCGGCGAGAAATGGATGACCCTCAATACCGGCGACGAGCTGGTACGTATTTCCGGCCTGGTGCGCGCCGACGATATCGCCACCGACAACACCGTGGCCTCGACCCGTGTGGCCGATGCGCGCATCACCTATTCCGGCACGGGCGCCTTCGCCGATGCCAACCAGCCGGGTTGGATGAGCCGCTTCTTCATGAGCCCGTTGTGGCCGTTCTGA
- the flgG gene encoding flagellar basal-body rod protein FlgG yields the protein MLPALWVSKTGLSAQDMNLTTISNNLANVATTGFKRDRAEFEDLLYQIRRQPGGQSTQDSQLPSGLQLGTGVRIVGTQKIFTAGSLQTTEQPLDLAVNGRGFFQILMPNGDVGYTRDGSFHLNSDGQIVTSQGFALEPAIVLPAEVRTFTVGEDGTASVTTAGNPQPQVIGNIQLADFVNAAGLEAIGNNLFLETGASGAPQVGAPGLNGLGTTLQNTLENSNVSVVEELVNMITTQRAYEMNSKVISTADQMLSFVTQNL from the coding sequence ATGCTTCCGGCTCTGTGGGTCAGCAAGACAGGCCTGTCCGCCCAGGACATGAACCTGACCACCATTTCCAACAACCTGGCCAACGTGGCGACCACCGGCTTCAAGCGCGACCGCGCGGAGTTCGAGGATCTGCTGTACCAGATTCGCCGTCAGCCGGGTGGCCAGTCCACCCAGGACAGCCAACTGCCCTCCGGCCTGCAGCTCGGTACCGGGGTGCGCATTGTGGGCACGCAGAAGATCTTCACTGCAGGCAGCCTGCAGACCACCGAGCAGCCGCTGGATCTGGCGGTCAACGGTCGCGGTTTCTTCCAGATCCTGATGCCCAATGGTGACGTGGGGTATACCCGCGACGGCAGCTTCCATCTCAATTCCGATGGCCAGATCGTCACTTCTCAGGGTTTCGCGCTGGAGCCTGCCATCGTCCTGCCGGCGGAGGTGCGTACCTTCACCGTGGGTGAAGACGGCACCGCCTCCGTGACCACTGCCGGCAACCCGCAGCCGCAGGTCATCGGCAACATCCAGTTGGCCGACTTCGTCAACGCCGCCGGCCTGGAAGCCATCGGCAACAACCTGTTCCTGGAAACCGGCGCCAGTGGTGCGCCGCAGGTAGGGGCGCCGGGACTCAACGGCCTCGGCACCACGCTGCAGAACACCCTGGAAAACTCCAACGTCAGCGTGGTCGAGGAACTGGTGAACATGATCACCACCCAGCGCGCTTATGAAATGAACTCCAAGGTGATTTCCACCGCCGATCAGATGCTGTCGTTCGTGACGCAGAACCTCTGA
- a CDS encoding flagellar basal body rod protein FlgF yields MDKMLYVSMTGAQNNSLGLRAHANNLANVSTTGFRRDFEQARSMPLFGETFPARVFAMSERPATDFRPGSLQETGRDLDVAVGGKGWIAVQAADGSEAYVRTASLNIDALGVLRTGNGLPVMGNAGPIAVPPEQKVEIGQDGTISIRALGEAPNTLAEVDRIKLVNPDPKQMEKGTDGLIRVKGQPQVEPDATVTLTSGFLESSNVNAVEEMTAILALSRQFELSVKMMRTAEDNASSVARVLQLS; encoded by the coding sequence ATGGACAAGATGCTGTACGTCTCCATGACAGGTGCGCAGAACAACAGCCTGGGGCTGCGCGCCCACGCCAACAACCTGGCCAACGTGTCGACCACCGGTTTTCGCCGTGATTTCGAGCAGGCGCGCTCCATGCCGCTGTTCGGCGAAACCTTCCCGGCCCGCGTATTCGCCATGAGCGAACGCCCGGCCACGGATTTCCGGCCAGGCTCGTTGCAGGAAACCGGGCGTGATCTGGACGTGGCCGTCGGCGGCAAGGGCTGGATCGCCGTGCAGGCTGCCGATGGCAGCGAAGCCTATGTGCGAACTGCCAGCCTCAACATCGATGCCCTTGGCGTCCTGCGCACCGGCAATGGCTTGCCGGTCATGGGCAATGCCGGGCCGATCGCCGTGCCGCCGGAGCAGAAGGTGGAGATCGGCCAGGACGGCACCATCAGCATCCGCGCGCTGGGCGAGGCACCCAATACCCTGGCCGAGGTCGACCGCATCAAGCTGGTCAATCCCGATCCCAAGCAGATGGAGAAGGGCACCGATGGCCTTATCCGGGTCAAGGGCCAGCCCCAGGTCGAGCCCGATGCCACCGTCACCCTGACCTCGGGCTTTCTCGAGTCGAGCAACGTCAATGCCGTCGAAGAGATGACCGCCATCCTCGCGCTGTCCCGCCAGTTCGAGCTGTCGGTGAAGATGATGCGCACCGCCGAGGACAATGCATCGTCCGTGGCTCGGGTTTTGCAACTTAGCTAA
- the flgE gene encoding flagellar hook protein FlgE: MSFNIGLSGLRAATNDLNVTGNNISNAGTAGFKQSRAEFADVYASSVLGTGKNPRGSGVLLADVSQLFNQGNINYTQNALDLAINGNGFFMTSNNGSMSYTRAGYFGTDRDGYIVNNFGYRLQGYSADESGNILPIQSDLRINAGQQEPRATTSVTQSINLNSNAVRPANAGTMAAPTFDPSDSKSFNWSTSTNIYDTQGNAHVMSQYFVKNEAPANNGWVMHVLIDGVNPRDPTSTQPFSYAMNYDAAGQLANPAFTPIASTPANPALDAPAIPATAANGTFVLAQADWVPAEKDPANPGALVPNGADSSAFTFDMRGSTQYATAFGVNSVSQDGYTTGQLAGLEIDDTGVIFARYTNGQSKIQGQVLMANFANVQGLTPNGKTEWVQSFESGEPVIGTPRSSTLGALQAGALEDSNVEISDQLVNLIVAQRNYQANAKTIETESAITQTIINLR; the protein is encoded by the coding sequence ATGTCGTTCAATATCGGTCTCAGTGGTCTGCGTGCCGCGACCAATGACCTCAACGTTACCGGCAACAACATTTCCAACGCCGGCACTGCAGGCTTCAAGCAGTCGCGTGCCGAGTTCGCCGATGTCTATGCATCCTCGGTGCTGGGCACCGGCAAGAACCCGCGCGGCAGTGGTGTGCTGCTTGCCGACGTGTCGCAGTTGTTCAATCAGGGCAACATCAACTACACGCAGAATGCCCTGGATCTGGCGATCAACGGCAACGGCTTCTTCATGACCAGCAACAACGGCAGCATGAGCTACACCCGCGCCGGTTATTTCGGCACCGACCGTGACGGTTACATCGTCAACAACTTCGGCTATCGCCTGCAGGGCTACTCGGCCGACGAGTCGGGCAACATCCTGCCGATCCAGAGCGACCTGCGCATCAATGCCGGTCAGCAGGAGCCCAGGGCCACCACCTCGGTCACGCAATCGATCAACCTCAACTCCAACGCCGTGCGCCCGGCCAATGCCGGCACCATGGCCGCGCCGACCTTCGATCCAAGTGACTCGAAATCCTTCAACTGGTCGACCTCCACCAATATCTACGATACGCAGGGCAATGCCCACGTCATGTCGCAGTACTTCGTGAAGAACGAGGCGCCGGCCAACAATGGCTGGGTCATGCATGTATTGATCGATGGCGTGAACCCGCGTGATCCGACCAGTACCCAGCCATTCAGCTATGCGATGAATTACGATGCGGCCGGTCAGCTTGCCAACCCGGCTTTCACCCCGATCGCCAGCACCCCGGCCAACCCGGCATTGGATGCGCCGGCCATTCCGGCAACCGCGGCTAACGGCACCTTCGTCCTGGCCCAGGCCGACTGGGTGCCGGCCGAGAAGGATCCGGCCAACCCTGGCGCGCTGGTGCCCAACGGCGCCGACAGTTCTGCCTTTACCTTCGACATGCGCGGTTCGACCCAGTACGCCACGGCCTTTGGCGTCAACAGCGTCAGTCAGGACGGCTATACCACAGGCCAGCTAGCGGGCCTGGAAATCGACGATACCGGGGTGATCTTCGCCCGTTACACCAACGGCCAGTCGAAGATTCAGGGGCAGGTGCTGATGGCCAACTTCGCCAACGTGCAGGGTCTGACGCCCAACGGCAAGACCGAATGGGTGCAATCCTTCGAGTCGGGTGAGCCGGTGATCGGTACGCCGCGCAGCAGTACCCTGGGGGCCTTGCAGGCCGGCGCGCTGGAAGATTCCAACGTGGAAATCTCCGACCAGTTGGTGAACCTGATCGTCGCGCAGCGCAACTACCAGGCCAACGCCAAGACCATCGAAACCGAGAGCGCCATCACCCAGACCATCATCAACCTGCGCTGA
- a CDS encoding flagellar hook assembly protein FlgD, producing the protein MSTVSGTNSVLDQYQLKQDTTKSKDLGKNEFLNLLVAQLNNQNPLEPQGNGEFIAQLAQFSSLEGIQQLNSSVNSMMSNFQSSQALQASSLVGRKVIVQGEKAVVDTSESFKGSVTVPVSSKNVYVNVFDNSGALVTRVNLGEQVAGNASFIWDGKDDSGKIMPPGTYKFEAHATYGSETKGLYTQLPANVDSVALGGKELMLNLAGLGSVPLSQVQIIGQ; encoded by the coding sequence ATGAGCACCGTCAGCGGCACCAACTCGGTACTGGATCAGTACCAGCTCAAGCAGGACACCACCAAGAGCAAGGATCTCGGCAAGAACGAGTTCCTCAACCTGCTGGTGGCTCAGCTCAACAACCAGAACCCGCTGGAGCCTCAGGGCAACGGCGAGTTCATCGCCCAGTTGGCGCAGTTCAGCAGCCTGGAGGGGATCCAGCAGTTGAACAGCAGCGTCAACTCGATGATGTCCAACTTCCAGTCCTCGCAGGCGCTGCAGGCTTCGTCGCTGGTGGGGCGCAAGGTCATCGTGCAGGGCGAGAAGGCGGTGGTCGACACCAGCGAGAGCTTCAAGGGCAGCGTGACGGTGCCGGTAAGCAGCAAGAACGTCTATGTCAACGTCTTCGACAATTCCGGTGCCCTGGTGACGCGCGTCAACCTGGGCGAGCAGGTGGCCGGCAATGCCAGCTTCATCTGGGACGGCAAGGACGACAGCGGCAAGATCATGCCGCCCGGCACCTACAAGTTCGAGGCGCATGCCACCTATGGCAGCGAGACCAAGGGGCTGTACACCCAGTTGCCGGCCAATGTCGACAGTGTCGCGCTGGGTGGCAAGGAACTGATGCTCAATCTTGCCGGCCTCGGCAGCGTTCCGCTTTCCCAAGTGCAGATCATCGGCCAGTAA
- the flgC gene encoding flagellar basal body rod protein FlgC encodes MSLASVFNIAGTGMSAQSTRLNTISSNIANAETVSSSLDQTYRARHPVFATVFQQAQNGDRGSLFAEQDEAGRGVQVLGVIEDQSSLMPRYEPDHPMANADGYVYYPNVNVVEEMADMISASRAFQTNVEMMNTAKQMLQRVLTLGQ; translated from the coding sequence ATGTCCCTAGCCAGTGTTTTCAACATCGCCGGTACCGGCATGAGCGCTCAGAGCACTCGCCTCAATACCATTTCCAGCAACATCGCCAACGCCGAGACCGTTTCCTCGAGCCTGGATCAGACCTACCGCGCCCGCCACCCGGTGTTCGCCACCGTGTTCCAGCAGGCGCAGAACGGCGATCGTGGCTCGCTGTTCGCCGAGCAGGACGAGGCCGGCCGTGGCGTGCAGGTGCTGGGTGTGATCGAAGATCAGAGCAGCCTGATGCCGCGCTACGAGCCTGACCATCCAATGGCTAACGCCGATGGTTACGTCTATTACCCGAACGTCAACGTGGTCGAGGAGATGGCCGACATGATTTCCGCCAGTCGTGCCTTCCAGACCAACGTTGAAATGATGAATACCGCCAAGCAGATGCTGCAGCGTGTGCTGACCCTGGGTCAGTAA
- the flgB gene encoding flagellar basal body rod protein FlgB, with amino-acid sequence MSINFGRALGIHEQALGFRAQRAEVLANNIANADTPNYKARDLDFASVLAAENSRQQRGPVSLSRTDSRHIAADGVPSGEAELPYRTPFQASLDQNSVDLQVEQANYAENAVQFQASFTFLNSKFKGLTAALRGE; translated from the coding sequence ATGAGCATCAACTTCGGCAGAGCCCTTGGCATCCACGAACAGGCACTCGGTTTTCGCGCCCAGCGCGCCGAGGTGCTGGCCAACAACATCGCCAACGCCGACACGCCGAACTACAAGGCGCGTGATCTGGACTTCGCCAGTGTCCTGGCTGCCGAGAATTCGCGTCAGCAGCGCGGCCCTGTCTCCCTGAGCCGTACCGACAGCCGCCACATCGCCGCCGATGGTGTGCCTAGCGGCGAAGCCGAGCTGCCCTACCGCACGCCGTTCCAGGCGTCGCTGGATCAGAACAGCGTCGACCTGCAGGTCGAGCAGGCGAACTACGCCGAGAACGCCGTGCAGTTCCAGGCCAGCTTCACCTTCCTCAATAGCAAGTTCAAAGGGCTGACCGCAGCCCTGCGCGGCGAATAA
- the cheR gene encoding protein-glutamate O-methyltransferase CheR, with the protein MSSGNLDFEQFRTFLEKACGILLGSNKQYLVSSRLNKLMEQNGIKTLGELVQRMQSQPRGGLREQVVDAMTTNETLWFRDTYPFEVLKNRVLPEMIKSYPGQRLRIWSAACSSGQEPYSLSMSIDEFERSNLGQLKAGIQIVATDLSPSMLANCKSGEYDSLAMGRGLSQERLQRYFDPKGPGRWQVKAPIKSRVEFRPLNLLDSYAALGKFDIVFCRNVLIYFSAEVKKDILTRIHATLKPGGYLFLGASEALNGLPDKYQMVQCSPGIIYKAK; encoded by the coding sequence GTGTCTTCAGGTAATTTGGATTTCGAGCAGTTCCGGACGTTTCTGGAAAAGGCCTGCGGTATTCTGCTGGGTAGTAACAAGCAGTATCTGGTCTCCAGTCGCCTGAACAAGCTGATGGAACAGAACGGCATCAAGACCCTGGGCGAGCTGGTGCAGCGCATGCAGAGCCAGCCGCGCGGCGGCCTGCGTGAGCAGGTCGTCGATGCCATGACGACCAACGAGACATTATGGTTTCGTGATACCTACCCGTTCGAGGTACTCAAGAACCGGGTCTTGCCTGAGATGATCAAGTCCTATCCGGGGCAGCGTCTGCGCATCTGGTCGGCGGCCTGTTCGTCGGGGCAGGAGCCTTATTCGCTGTCCATGTCCATCGACGAGTTCGAGCGCAGCAACCTGGGGCAGCTCAAGGCGGGCATTCAGATCGTGGCGACCGATCTGTCGCCGTCGATGCTGGCCAACTGCAAATCTGGCGAGTATGACAGCCTGGCCATGGGCCGTGGCTTGTCTCAGGAGCGCCTGCAGCGCTATTTCGATCCCAAGGGGCCTGGGCGTTGGCAGGTCAAGGCGCCGATCAAGAGTCGTGTCGAGTTCCGTCCGCTGAACCTGCTGGACAGTTATGCGGCGCTGGGCAAGTTCGACATCGTGTTCTGTCGTAACGTGCTGATCTACTTCTCCGCCGAGGTGAAGAAGGACATCCTCACGCGCATCCATGCCACTTTGAAGCCGGGCGGCTATCTGTTCCTGGGGGCTTCCGAGGCGCTCAACGGCCTGCCGGACAAGTACCAGATGGTGCAGTGCAGTCCGGGGATCATCTACAAGGCCAAGTAA
- a CDS encoding chemotaxis protein CheV: protein MAGLLDSVNQRTQLVGQNRLELLLFRLDGPQLYGINVFKVKEVLQCPNLTIMPKSNAVVRGVANIRGGTIPILDLAIAIGRKPLDDLKSSFVIITEYNTKVQGFLVRSVERIVNMNWEEIHPPPKGTGRDHYLTAVTRLDQQLVEIIDVEKILAEVAPTSEVISAGVIDEQVQSSAVSKRVLIVDDSSVARKQVSRCLQSVGVEVIALNDGREALDYLKGMANEGKRPEQELLMIISDIEMPEMDGYTLTTEIRADSRMQKLHILLHTSLSGVFNQAMVKKVGADDFLAKFKPDDLASRVVDRIRAADGAQG from the coding sequence ATGGCCGGGTTACTGGATTCGGTTAACCAGCGTACGCAGTTGGTGGGGCAGAACCGCTTGGAGTTGTTGCTGTTTCGCCTGGATGGCCCGCAGTTGTACGGGATCAACGTATTCAAGGTGAAGGAGGTGCTGCAATGCCCCAATCTCACCATCATGCCCAAGTCCAATGCCGTGGTGCGTGGCGTCGCCAACATTCGTGGCGGCACCATTCCCATTCTCGACCTGGCCATCGCCATCGGTCGCAAGCCGCTGGATGACCTCAAGAGCAGCTTCGTCATCATCACCGAGTACAACACCAAGGTGCAGGGCTTCCTGGTGCGCTCGGTGGAGCGCATCGTCAACATGAACTGGGAGGAGATCCATCCGCCACCCAAGGGCACCGGCCGCGACCATTATCTGACTGCCGTGACCCGTCTGGATCAGCAGTTGGTGGAAATCATCGACGTGGAGAAGATTCTGGCCGAGGTCGCGCCCACGTCCGAGGTGATTTCCGCAGGGGTGATCGACGAGCAGGTGCAGAGCAGCGCGGTGTCCAAGCGGGTGCTGATCGTCGATGATTCCTCGGTGGCGCGCAAGCAGGTGTCGCGCTGCCTGCAGAGCGTCGGCGTGGAGGTCATCGCGCTCAACGACGGGCGCGAAGCCCTGGACTACCTCAAGGGCATGGCCAACGAAGGCAAACGCCCTGAGCAGGAGCTGTTGATGATCATTTCCGACATCGAGATGCCGGAGATGGATGGTTACACGCTCACGACCGAGATTCGTGCCGATTCCCGCATGCAGAAGTTGCACATACTCCTGCATACTTCACTTTCGGGTGTGTTCAACCAGGCGATGGTGAAGAAGGTCGGTGCCGATGACTTCCTTGCCAAGTTCAAGCCAGACGATCTGGCATCACGCGTGGTCGATCGCATTCGTGCAGCGGATGGGGCTCAGGGGTAA
- the flgA gene encoding flagellar basal body P-ring formation chaperone FlgA encodes MKPRTSSSRQPLAICRSLRPVLLALPLLGYSVGAPASVTTPEELIGAAESFLESAVVEYLQRSEIQGRHEISINRIDPRLRLPQCDQALSVRLESPAQPMGRVTLRVRCDGSAPWTVFVPGEVRLFRPVLILTRPMKRKSVLSAADVSLVERDVGQLNQGYLTDPVQAIGKKLTRQLQSEQVLAPNYLEIVDAIRKGDQVVISARSSTVNVRMPGEALSNGAPGEQIQVRNLRSQRVIRARVIGPGQVEVAM; translated from the coding sequence ATGAAACCTAGAACGTCATCATCCCGTCAGCCACTGGCAATCTGTCGCAGCCTGCGCCCCGTTTTACTCGCTTTGCCATTGCTCGGCTATAGCGTAGGCGCGCCGGCGAGCGTCACCACGCCCGAAGAACTTATCGGCGCTGCCGAGTCGTTTCTTGAGTCGGCCGTGGTGGAATATTTACAGCGTAGCGAAATTCAGGGACGCCATGAGATCAGCATCAATCGAATTGATCCGCGCTTGCGTCTGCCGCAGTGCGACCAGGCCCTGAGCGTGCGCCTGGAAAGCCCTGCGCAACCGATGGGCCGCGTCACCTTGCGCGTACGCTGCGACGGCAGCGCGCCCTGGACGGTCTTCGTGCCGGGCGAGGTGCGCCTGTTCCGCCCGGTGCTGATACTCACGCGCCCCATGAAGCGCAAGAGCGTGCTCAGCGCAGCCGATGTGAGCCTGGTCGAACGTGACGTTGGCCAGCTCAATCAGGGTTACCTGACCGACCCCGTGCAGGCTATCGGCAAGAAATTGACGCGACAGTTACAAAGCGAGCAGGTACTGGCCCCCAACTATCTGGAGATCGTCGATGCGATCCGCAAGGGTGATCAGGTGGTGATCAGCGCTCGCAGCAGCACGGTGAATGTGCGCATGCCTGGTGAAGCCCTGTCCAACGGCGCGCCCGGCGAGCAGATCCAGGTGCGCAACCTGCGTTCGCAACGGGTCATTCGCGCCCGGGTGATCGGTCCCGGCCAGGTGGAAGTAGCCATGTAG
- the flgM gene encoding flagellar biosynthesis anti-sigma factor FlgM, whose amino-acid sequence MVIDFNRLNNATTPANTGRAGSTQAGRNEATQSNQAPVAKGEEKQSPVKSGESVELSSQARQLQKASEKLNDQPIVNKERVAQLKKAIAEGSYQVDDQRVAQKLLNFESQR is encoded by the coding sequence ATGGTCATCGACTTCAACCGGCTGAATAACGCCACTACCCCCGCGAACACGGGGCGTGCAGGCTCGACTCAGGCTGGCCGCAACGAGGCCACGCAATCGAATCAGGCGCCCGTCGCCAAGGGCGAAGAGAAACAGAGCCCGGTCAAGAGCGGCGAATCCGTCGAGCTGAGCAGCCAGGCACGACAATTGCAGAAGGCAAGCGAGAAGCTGAACGATCAGCCGATCGTCAACAAGGAGCGTGTGGCCCAACTGAAGAAGGCCATCGCCGAAGGCAGTTACCAGGTCGACGACCAACGCGTCGCCCAGAAGCTGCTCAACTTCGAGTCCCAGCGTTAA
- a CDS encoding flagella synthesis protein FlgN codes for MLDTNLLHLFTSDIGIAERLLELIDDEFLALGERDLTRLDSLLGEKQPLLSQLQQHGNERSQLLRSVGLSADRAGLHALAARSSLGDELLTRSEELSTLLQRCQDANLRNGRLIRANKASVSQVLGILRGSDTPGIYDSRGTTARIAQHRPLSQA; via the coding sequence ATGCTAGATACCAACCTGCTGCACCTGTTCACTTCCGATATCGGCATTGCCGAGCGACTTCTTGAACTGATCGACGACGAATTTCTGGCACTGGGTGAACGCGACCTCACCCGTCTCGACAGCCTTCTCGGCGAAAAACAACCCCTTCTCAGCCAACTACAACAGCACGGCAATGAACGCAGCCAATTGCTGCGCTCGGTCGGCTTGAGCGCTGATCGCGCTGGGCTGCACGCTCTGGCTGCCCGCTCCAGCCTCGGCGACGAACTGCTGACGCGCAGCGAAGAGCTTTCCACCCTGCTGCAGCGCTGCCAGGATGCCAACCTGCGCAACGGCAGGCTGATCCGTGCCAACAAGGCCAGCGTCAGCCAGGTGCTGGGCATTCTGCGCGGCAGCGATACGCCCGGCATCTATGACAGTCGCGGGACTACCGCTAGAATCGCGCAGCACCGACCGCTCAGCCAGGCCTGA
- a CDS encoding flagellar brake protein has translation MSSAFQEESGPQPPKLLKAQVEIIATLRQLLQNHDPLIIQFHERSQRFQSYVVEIDQQRARIALDEIIPTDGERFFKQGESFSVEAFRDGVRVAWKCEHSVQVGQHEGAPCYWAPLPTEVIYHQRRGAFRASLKQTDLIKVVLAGDKLREPLQGQLLDISATGCKLRFAGDLSQQLQNGQVHENLTAYLPFGTVTTAVELRHVDYQAKIDTTFVGTRFYHINGLEQRQVERFVYQLQREARRTESD, from the coding sequence GTGTCCAGCGCATTCCAAGAGGAAAGTGGCCCGCAACCACCCAAGCTGCTCAAGGCCCAGGTGGAAATCATCGCCACGCTGCGCCAGCTCCTGCAGAACCATGACCCTCTGATCATTCAATTCCATGAGCGTAGCCAGCGTTTTCAGAGCTACGTGGTGGAGATCGACCAGCAGCGCGCGCGTATCGCCCTGGATGAAATCATCCCCACCGATGGTGAGCGATTTTTCAAGCAAGGCGAAAGCTTCTCCGTGGAAGCCTTCCGCGATGGCGTGCGCGTAGCCTGGAAATGCGAGCACAGCGTGCAAGTTGGCCAGCACGAAGGAGCCCCCTGCTACTGGGCGCCCTTGCCCACCGAAGTGATCTATCACCAGCGCCGCGGCGCCTTCCGCGCCTCGTTGAAGCAGACCGACCTGATCAAGGTGGTACTCGCTGGCGACAAGTTGCGCGAACCCCTGCAAGGACAGTTGCTCGACATCTCCGCGACCGGCTGCAAACTGCGCTTCGCCGGCGACCTGAGTCAGCAATTGCAGAACGGCCAGGTACACGAGAACCTGACCGCATATCTGCCGTTCGGCACCGTGACCACCGCCGTCGAGCTGCGCCACGTGGACTACCAGGCGAAGATCGACACCACCTTCGTCGGCACCCGCTTCTACCACATCAATGGGCTGGAGCAGCGCCAGGTGGAGCGCTTCGTCTACCAGTTGCAGCGCGAGGCCCGACGCACCGAAAGCGACTGA